acgttacgtaatttttttgtaaattacgtTGAAACAacctttatatacatatatgtttgtaGTATAAGGTCAccattaaactttttttaagtaatctctgagtaatgaattttaatattataaagatttttttttttttttaattaataaactatgaaATTATTGAgctgattttaataatactttcacCATTAGAAAGTcactttatcaaaaaaaatgGGATTAGGAATAGTAATAATAGTATAGTATAATTcagtaatagtatataatattccaGCCTGAAATAATGTATGGGTATGTGTGTACTTATATAGTCAAAACAAAAAGTCGTAAACTGAACCAAAGTTATCGGACCTTCAGGCATTTTGACTTTAAGAAGGTGGCGTGACCTGACTGGATGCAGAATGCAGAGAACCGAGAGCTTTGGCGCACTTTGGAAGAGGTCTATGTTCAGCAGATGATGGCTAatgattattgaattaaatctgTTTTTGCTGAGCTAACAACTTGTACGTTATCTTttacaattcattattttattaattatcattttaatattttgtaatatctctaaaactactttttaattaattccattGCACAAAAGGCTTATATTGTTCATAGTGTTAATATCTATGATCGTTGATAACTACTTACCATGAGGTGACACTTTTGCCAGTTCGcctaactattataaataaaattaaaaaaaaactcattccattttcgaaattcgaaaaacgagcattttaaacaaagattttttttcagtcagtaaatgcatattattaagtaatgtaacagcatattaatatttcataggtGGGCTAAGACATCTCCCCCTTTTCTTTTTTACGAGGAGAAAGTTCGGACCTCGTTCAACAAGGCTGCTTCAATCTGGTTTGGGGGATACATaagattttcattcgacacgTACAGGTTTCCTctcgatgttatccttcaccacCGAACACTAGATGAGCCATATATTTAactcgtatataataataatggtgGTGACAATTTACCATTAGGTGGACCATTTGCCCATCGTATCtcgtaaaagaaaaatatatgcaaGCCATTATAGTAACTTATTTGAAAAACTGTTATTAAAGGTGCTGTATTATCGAACAACCATTTATCGATAtaggacaaccatgtcctgtaatgatatgtgtatagttttgataaataaataaaaataaattatacaatcaaaaactaaaaattactaaaacaaaaataggtTCTTCTAGAATATAATACGAGATACGtactaattactattttttatgaatcatttatgttacatgtaataaattatcatatattttcttccctattaattatatttaaaaaaaatagataacattaagtgctttaataataatgtatttatgatttgtatgtatttataagggCATGTGTTTTTacatattgtgtttattattttttttttataattattcattaatataccTTTCTCCGCCTAAAAGCGAACTTTTTCTATGCAAATGTTGCCTGGACGAAATTGCTGTTTAAGCAGTAATACCGTCTTTTATACAAATGCATTTATCCGGGATCCGGGATATAGACTAGTGGCTAGATCTAAGGACACAGATCTCGATGTTCTGGATCCAAAGAAGTTAGGGCCGATAAAAGGTTactgggtttttctgtcgaaatatTAGTAACAGCCTAGAGTTTGCAGTTTGGAGGTTTGTACGAATAGCGCATAGAACGTTGGCCCtctgcctgaactctttctggtcgtatcggatttgccttcccatcagattatgagagtgatggAAAAAGAGAGTctacctgtgtttgtgcacacatttGTGTCCTATAAAAAGTCTTGCGCAGTTGGCTGGTCTCGCTTGAGATTCGCCGCAGAGACCAAAATCAGGATGACTTCATCACAGACACAATACCTCTAAAACATTGGTTTTCATAGTGCAATATAAACtatcactaaatattatatattacttataattttatacgtatatagtaagaaatatgtttatgtatataaatgtgcCATGACGACATAGACGCAATTATTTAAACAGGTGTTTAAACTTTACAGCGTCTACGGATAGATATataggaataaaaaataaacgtcatactcaaaagatatatattttcgtatataaagttcatttatttacaatacttaGAATTAAAACGCATTATTAATCTCGTCACTGTCAAGATTACTTctaaaatgacataaataacttttacaatagtattttatatttaatgtatttaagtgTAGTTTGTACAATAGCATGAACTatactaaaatacaataaaataaataaatcttcggTAAGGAGCGTTAACACCAAATCCGCCGACTCTGCGACACGAGTCGGCCGCTGTTGTCGAAGGCTACAATCTAATCTAGTAACGAGTAGGTGTCGGCAGCAGGAAATAAGTAACTTCATGATTGCTATAATCCAAGTGTCATACAAAAGTCGGGGATGTCGGGCATGTCGTCGACATTATGCTCTTAAAATAATACCTAGGCGGCTATCTAGCCCAACCTAGCTATGCAGGCTGAGTCGGTTGGACCCCGCATTTGACTCTATTAATAAGCAAATTGTTCCAAAACTGTACTTGtgtaaatttttgaattaaaaaaaaaacaaaaaaaaaggaattcaaaagaaagataaaaaatacaacagaaTTGATAAGCTCCTTCTTTTTTtcgaagtcggttaaaaaacaAAGCACTTGCAACTAAATTAAGAACTAACTCGAAAGTTGATAACCACCTCGATACGCTGTTTTGATGCGTTCtgaaattctttaaatatatttcatatcactttttgacatttcactaTAGGGTTTCGCGATAAGCTTTAAGTGAGTTCTTATAGTGGAATCGGGCAGAtccatttcgtttttttttgctCTTGTAGCAGTACGTTTCGCTCTTTTATTCAAAGTGacacatttatacaaaaaaagaaaaaaagtgaCAAATGAGTTCAGTATCGAACCGATCCAAAAAAACTGGATACTGACTTTGGGCATGGAAATGAATATTCACTCGAATTACTGTTCTTCAGTATTAATGTGTCCAATACAGAATCTGTCTTTACAAAAGTGCAATTCCTTTTTTGAattcatatttgaaattaaaatattaaagacgaAAATTTCATTTCCACAAACTAATAACTTCCAAAAcgcactataaataaatataaacataatgttACATGTTGTAAATCAAAAGCATTAATTTACAAGAGCTCTCGTACCCGAAGCTATTTGTTTcgcataatatatagtttatagtcATGACATCCGCTATTAGTTATTATGGTAAGGGAGCTAACAGgaaaaattgttatttgatttACTTATTTGGCTGACTTTATTAATTCAGCGGTTATTGTACTTTACGAAACATTAAGAACTCAATCTGCATCTGTTAATGACGTAGTTGATGACGCAAATAGATAGCGCGTCGTATTTGTTAAAAAaggcataataattatatggttAGCTGGTTGGCTGTCTCTGAGGTTCATGGtctacaatttaaataagcTATGCTTTTTTGTTCATTCACCtgccaataattattttgaattttaaagacTATTACACCAATCCCGGAGGTAGATAGACGTGAgcaaattatttagtaatgttatttttattgtaaatcacAGCGTTGTTACCAAAAACCATGTGACGTAgactaagattttataaatcttgGTCTCTCTAGATATATAAATCTTGAATCCTATCAGTATAAAAAATGATCAATACTTATCATATATACCGAAACGCTCGCCGCTCAGTGACTATTACAGCCGGTCGTCAACTCAGAGCGGTACATCGCTTTAACAAATATCATTTATTCGTCGTCTTGAATATTCTTGcgcttataatttttataatatatatatatatattgttatatttgtgctctaaataatacaacaaatctcCTTATATGGATATCCTGCTAACATTGATCCTTAAGTTctttaagtgattttatttatttattaacatcagtagtatttttatgtgtaattgttgttgattttgttattttaggtTCTCCATCTGTAATAAAGTTTACAACTGTTATTTTAACATGATTTATTAAATcactattaattatttccaaCATATTATTAGGTACGTATCGTATATATgcaccaaaataataaaaaatcttaccaTCAGCGCTTGTTCTTTCTATAACTTCCTCGACTGTGGTGCCATTGGGATATATGGTAGTTTTCGTCTCTTTCTCCGGGTTTGTTTTGGGAGgaacaaatagaaaatatattaaattttgtgtattatttccatttataagttttttccAGAAATCATCATCGGCTTTAAACCAAAACATTGAATTTTCTGTAGTATTCTCGGTATTTGGCGTTGGAGTGCTGGAAAGTgctaaaaaagaaattaaatagcatttaatttataaagtgtaAAGGTTACATAAAAGATTGTTTGTTGTTTCAGTGCTAAGCAAAGATCTTCTCTCACATAAAgaagtttttacaaatatttaactatactGTTTCACTTCAGGTAGGATGAAAAtgcattgattaaaatataatttcattcgacacataCAAGTGTACTGCCAATGTTTTCAAGACAAATAAAGACACATCAAAACTCAATGTTGCTTATATAGCTTATATATAGCTAGTTAGCTAGCTCATACGCCTTATTCAGCTCAGATCTGTTTATTCTCTAACACCAAATCAATACTATCATATAAGAAAtctaatttagatataaaataacttacaactAGCTACATCGTGGCTCTcgttatttatttccaaatgaGAAGCATCGcttctatttattttaggttCTTGTACACTTTTTAAGGTATgagattcatttaaaattggCGTCgaagttgtatttattaatatttctgtgAAGTTTTTACCATTGTTAACCGGTTCGTCGGCTGTAGTTGAgctgtttaataaaacattatgtccaattacattttgattttcaatTCGTGATATTTTCTCAGTATCATTTTGTGGTTGATTTTGTTGGATATTTACAACAGTTTTATCAATAGTTTCGGTAACATTAACCGACGTGGGACTTTCTTCAATTGTTTCTTTTAGGGTTGTGTTCAATGTCGTTTTATGAAGAGTTGATGgacttgtttttgttttctgTATTGTTGATGGATCACTCGCTGTTTTGTCACCTATTTTGTTGATAACAGTCTCGTTAAAATGACTTTCAGGcaattttggtatttttttgtctttaataaatattggattagTTACAACCGGTAACGTTATAGACGTTTTAGTATCGGAAATAGTACTATTGCCTCTATTTTGTCCTCCGTTCGATTGAAGATTATGAATCGTAATTGGTTTGATAGTTGGATTTTGTGAAACTGGTGTTTGTGGTTTGGAAAACGCAATTGGTCTGCCTTCAACATGTTTCATTACATCTTGAGATTTGACCATCAAATAGTTTGGATACTTTTCAAGTATTCCATCGATTTGATCAATATGTTCTATTCTTCCATCGGGATGTATAACAGTATAACGTTTCAATGGTTGCTCAGATTTATAAATATCCTGTATACGTCTTGAattgttaataatgttttttaaaaacatgttttctaaaatatcataaaagacacacataaatatacgttgtataatgtattagctaataagaaaaatatataggagTCAATAAAGTACTCCTAATTACTAACCTTGGGGTGTATTTGAAAACTGTTGAGTGTTTATTCTATAAGGCAAagcttgttttaatttataaagtgatTCTGCTGACGGATTTTGAAAGCTTGCTGTTGGATATTGATTTGGCTGATGGAGCGGTTGTGAAGGTGGTTTGGGATATTTTGAGTcaacaagaatatttttatacgagtTATTTATCAGCGAAGGATTTTGTTCATTTTGTGTTCTAGATATTTGTTTACCTACTGATGATTGTATGTATTCAGGAGAAACTCCTTGTAGTTCTAATGTTATTTcatcatttgatttgattggcgGTCTATTTACTCTTCCAGTTGAAGGTCTTGAGAACTCAAGTGGAACAATTTGCTTTATATTTGTTTCACTTCgaaatgtttctttatttaattctctAATCGGTGGCGTTCCCAAGTATGTAGAACGAACGTCTTGTTTCTTTAGCACGTCATTTTCTATGTTtggagttattttattaatttctagtaATTGCGTTTTTGGTAGTGAAGGAGAATTCTGTTGCACTCCCAAACCGATTCGTTTTCCATGTATTAAAGCTTCATTTATAGTTCTCACTGGTAATAATTGTTGCTCCATTACTTTTTGTGGTACATTTCGGTAGTTTATTTCGGATGGATTGTTATGAAAGTTATATGGTAAGTTggaatttatataatgatttctTTGATCATTGTATTGCGCACtcctttgattttgataattaccATTAATAGCAGGATACAAACaagctaaaatataaaacgatcagaattatttatttaaactacagTTTAGAAagtctttattaatttagtaattaattataaaaattaaaatatgaattttcttttatataatctgtttcCTCGTCTAAGTTTTTCTAATCACCCGACCGACcgataattgttataaatggaacaaattattatttcattaaagtacAAACCTCCGCACTTGAAATATAACACAACACAAAACACGTATAAAATCTTCATTTTCGTTGGAGAATCCATACAGTTCTAAAGGCTTCAAAGAGGtgccttttattataaatacgagtGAAACAAATAATACCGAAAAGCTGTTCATACATCTCTTTTGTTTAACGAAGCATTTCATTACCTGAATTTTCAATGTTTGCACAAACGTAAATTGAAATCAACATTGCGTCAAATACTATGAATGATGTTTTAGGTACAAAAAGAGCGAAACGAAATCGTTTCGTAcccgtatttatatataagtatgtcacAGTCTATTCTCTTGGTCAGTCATACTTATTGACACAAGAACAAAAGTACATACTTTCGACTAATGATacagaaaaaattaaagtaacagcctgtaaacgtcccactgctgagcctaaggcctcctctctctttcgAAAAGAAGATTAAGGATAGATAGACAAGGttgctttacttttatttctgtaGATGAATTTACCGCCTTAGCACCTTTCACGACTCTAGGGCACACAAGTATATGGGATcctattgataataaaaatctgACCTAGTACAAATCGAACTCGTAGCTAGGTGGACAAAGTTGCTATTCCAATGTATATAATAGACCTCGAAGATGTCCTTTTTTacctatctaaatatttttgtgaggTTATATTAGTCTAAAATAGGAAAACAATATACAGTATAAACTATATCGGCTTTTCGATCAAGTGAAAATAAAAGCTTTAGTCCCTTTTAACTTTTACtcatattaaaagtacaaaattagtatatatatagccTTCAATACTTAAGGCTTATTATGCATTTGTAGTAATAATAAGGCTCACCGTAtaggattatataaataataagagagCTTGAAGTTAGTGGtcgttaatgtttataattgtatatgattattacatgtatgttttattcattgataaaaaagtataactaACACGGTTCCTGCCAGTTCCTCTCTGCAGAATTTACAGCAGGagtatacttaattaaaatatatttttgtttgattttgagTACCTTTGGCTAATTTTGTCAGTCTAAAATAGCGTTCACCGGAACACAGAACTGAATTTGGGGCTATGaacaaaaacacatttaagTACTAGTGGTTGGTCAATatgtgttaggtataaaaagtagcctttgttcTGCCTTTGGGTTTAAGCTtgcatcataaaaaataaaatcaactcaaagtaaatacaaatggattttatttattaacatttcagTAATAGCTTAAGATGACAGATATTTAGTGCTTTGGGTgttatgggtaggtaccacccacacatcatatattctaacggcAAGCCgcaatatttagtactgttgtgtcccggtttgaaagGTTAAAATTCATTACGGCGCTAATGTAGACGGacagtggcgaccacttacaaTCAATTAGCCCGTCCAGCCATGTTATACAAAATTCAGGTAATTTTGAAAACTAACATACAGTGATACGATATTCCAATGcgtatattaaatcaataatggtaatcaatgtcacatatcaccTTCTGCCGTTTAACcgtcgtgttctgcggtgagtttaaCTTCGTTCTTACGAAATTCCTCATATGAAAAGCTTTGTATATTTTACACTAAATTTAAACTGTATTTCAGAAACAATTTCTGTATGTCTACATGTTTTGCATATTTTCAGAAATTACCAACAACCGCACAACATTGTACCAATTGTTTGGACAAGTTTAGTTAATAACAGAAATTAGCTTTTATTATGTTTGATGTAGACTGTCGCTATacttatgataattaaaatcaaattatttcaaGTAATGTGTACACAGACTtccaatattgttttaattgtcaTGTAAATTGTGATACCGATAGcaaataaacgcgaagtttttcaaaaatatatttaacaaaacaatgttTTGATTAGTATCTAATTTCATTACAAAGAATACCGCTGACCGAATATCGGCCTACCCTTAAAAACTACCCAAATACGACGATGCCACGACGACCATGACGATCTCACAGAATGAGGCTCTGGTCTTCCACGTCCCAAAGACAAGTCCGTCTTATCCCGGGCGTCGCATTTTGAACGCCTCTAG
The window above is part of the Vanessa tameamea isolate UH-Manoa-2023 chromosome 6, ilVanTame1 primary haplotype, whole genome shotgun sequence genome. Proteins encoded here:
- the LOC113393372 gene encoding uncharacterized protein LOC113393372, producing MFLKNIINNSRRIQDIYKSEQPLKRYTVIHPDGRIEHIDQIDGILEKYPNYLMVKSQDVMKHVEGRPIAFSKPQTPVSQNPTIKPITIHNLQSNGGQNRGNSTISDTKTSITLPVVTNPIFIKDKKIPKLPESHFNETVINKIGDKTASDPSTIQKTKTSPSTLHKTTLNTTLKETIEESPTSVNVTETIDKTVVNIQQNQPQNDTEKISRIENQNVIGHNVLLNSSTTADEPVNNGKNFTEILINTTSTPILNESHTLKSVQEPKINRSDASHLEINNESHDVASSLSSTPTPNTENTTENSMFWFKADDDFWKKLINGNNTQNLIYFLFVPPKTNPEKETKTTIYPNGTTVEEVIERTSADDGEPKITKSTTITHKNTTDVNK